In Hahella sp. KA22, one genomic interval encodes:
- a CDS encoding calmodulin-binding protein: protein MSIKKHLRKMWVAPLAFCAASASADVAYFEFTDVEPEQTFVIQLTDKAKIQQARDILANGQEDFYHVMGYVTPSPAPYNPRWQYHLDTDTISFFEFAIEVCDASMQYVQEHLNEVGGAFLPGNIWCPWSSKLVREVGSPTQE, encoded by the coding sequence ATGTCCATCAAAAAGCATTTAAGAAAAATGTGGGTCGCCCCACTGGCGTTCTGCGCAGCGAGCGCTTCCGCAGACGTCGCCTATTTCGAATTCACCGACGTCGAACCAGAGCAGACCTTTGTCATCCAATTAACGGATAAAGCAAAAATTCAGCAGGCGCGGGATATTCTGGCTAACGGCCAGGAAGACTTTTATCACGTTATGGGCTATGTCACTCCCTCTCCTGCGCCTTACAACCCCAGATGGCAATACCACCTGGACACAGACACCATCAGCTTCTTCGAATTTGCGATCGAAGTGTGCGACGCCTCCATGCAATACGTGCAGGAACACCTGAATGAAGTCGGTGGAGCCTTTCTCCCTGGCAATATCTGGTGTCCCTGGAGTTCAAAGCTGGTGAGAGAAGTCGGTTCTCCAACTCAGGAATAA
- a CDS encoding ABC transporter substrate-binding protein → MLYWLRLFLLLVCATTVMAEEDQQVILANGEWEPFLSERLPHYGFASHLVTEAFAAVGVQVEYQFYPWARAEAMVEGGQIDGSLLWTQTPQRSEFAYFSDVVVTQDEVLFHLRVLPLEPKSPADLHGESIAVPLGSKLGVWKEAVESGQVMEFGVRDIEVGMNMLLRRRVDAFPLAKAVGYSALRAHFSPQEQALITHSAAVFDRHEYRLMLSRKRPMNARFILQFNEGLRRLRASGRYQEMEDAYYRGDYDARDSTDD, encoded by the coding sequence ATGCTCTATTGGCTTCGTCTCTTTTTATTGCTGGTTTGCGCCACCACCGTTATGGCGGAAGAAGACCAGCAGGTGATTCTGGCCAACGGGGAGTGGGAGCCCTTTCTTTCCGAACGCCTGCCCCACTATGGCTTCGCCTCACACTTGGTCACGGAAGCGTTCGCCGCGGTAGGCGTGCAGGTGGAATACCAGTTTTATCCCTGGGCGCGCGCAGAAGCGATGGTGGAAGGCGGACAGATCGACGGTTCTCTGCTTTGGACGCAAACGCCACAGAGGAGTGAGTTCGCTTATTTCAGCGATGTGGTGGTCACCCAGGATGAAGTGCTGTTTCACCTGCGCGTACTACCCTTAGAGCCAAAGTCGCCCGCCGATCTACACGGCGAATCTATCGCCGTCCCCCTGGGCTCCAAACTCGGCGTTTGGAAAGAGGCTGTGGAGTCCGGACAGGTGATGGAGTTCGGAGTGCGGGACATCGAAGTAGGGATGAATATGTTGCTGCGACGACGGGTAGACGCCTTCCCGCTCGCCAAAGCAGTAGGCTACAGCGCACTGCGTGCGCACTTTTCGCCTCAGGAGCAAGCGCTCATCACTCACTCCGCCGCCGTGTTCGATCGCCATGAATACCGGCTTATGCTATCCCGCAAGCGACCCATGAACGCCAGATTTATCCTGCAGTTCAACGAAGGCTTGCGCCGCCTGCGCGCAAGCGGTCGGTATCAGGAAATGGAAGACGCCTATTATCGCGGCGACTATGACGCCCGTGACTCCACAGATGACTAA
- a CDS encoding FAD-dependent oxidoreductase, which translates to MTAEPSGTLTLLLLGGGHTHALLLLALAKDPLPNVRVVLVSERPLSPYSGMLPGLVAGHYDYAEAHIDLLALCRHSGAEFLEGRVKGLDCLGRMALLESGEALRYDYLSLNIGAVPDLSTPGASGYAIPVKPIADFWPRWRETYASLRADPAVRNIVVVGGGAGGVELAFAIAHALQSAPVAHCVALVARSEPVADYPQRMRRWLQRRFDRYGVKTQADFDVAEVRSESLVDKTGRTLPADHVFWCTQGKAAPWLTQTELPLTSKGFIRVTPSLQSIAFPEVFAVGDCAWIDASPTPRAGVYAVRQAPFLLDNLHRLLRGLPMRAYRPQRRFLSLLACGGRDAVGARGCISLAGEWVWRWKDVIDKRFMRRFPRA; encoded by the coding sequence GTGACGGCTGAACCATCCGGTACTCTCACTTTACTTCTTCTTGGCGGCGGGCATACCCACGCTTTGTTGCTGCTGGCGCTGGCGAAGGACCCTCTGCCGAACGTGCGGGTGGTTCTGGTCTCCGAGCGGCCGCTGAGTCCTTATTCAGGCATGTTGCCTGGGTTGGTGGCGGGGCACTATGACTATGCGGAGGCGCATATTGATTTGCTGGCTTTGTGCCGTCATTCGGGAGCGGAGTTTCTTGAGGGACGGGTGAAAGGGCTGGACTGCTTGGGGCGCATGGCGCTTCTGGAAAGTGGAGAAGCGCTGCGTTACGACTATCTATCCCTCAATATCGGCGCGGTTCCTGACTTGAGCACGCCAGGAGCGTCTGGCTATGCGATTCCCGTTAAACCCATCGCTGACTTCTGGCCCCGCTGGCGTGAGACCTATGCTAGCCTGCGCGCCGATCCGGCAGTGCGGAATATTGTCGTGGTGGGCGGCGGCGCGGGCGGAGTGGAATTGGCGTTCGCTATTGCTCATGCGTTGCAGTCGGCTCCTGTCGCCCATTGTGTGGCCCTTGTGGCGCGCAGCGAGCCGGTGGCGGATTATCCCCAACGTATGCGGCGTTGGCTGCAACGCCGCTTTGATCGCTATGGCGTGAAGACGCAGGCAGACTTCGATGTCGCGGAAGTGAGGTCGGAGAGCCTGGTGGATAAGACGGGGCGGACGCTGCCGGCGGATCATGTGTTCTGGTGTACGCAAGGCAAAGCGGCGCCCTGGTTGACCCAGACGGAGTTGCCTTTAACCTCCAAGGGCTTTATTCGCGTCACGCCCAGCCTGCAAAGCATCGCTTTTCCTGAGGTGTTCGCCGTCGGTGATTGCGCCTGGATTGATGCCTCCCCTACGCCCAGGGCGGGGGTGTATGCGGTGCGTCAGGCTCCTTTCTTACTCGATAACCTGCATCGCCTGCTGCGTGGCCTGCCGATGCGGGCCTATCGTCCACAGCGGCGCTTTTTGAGTTTGCTGGCCTGCGGCGGTCGTGATGCGGTGGGCGCGCGAGGATGCATCAGTCTGGCGGGGGAGTGGGTATGGCGTTGGAAAGACGTTATCGACAAGCGCTTTATGCGGCGTTTCCCTCGCGCCTGA